From Anopheles coluzzii chromosome 3, AcolN3, whole genome shotgun sequence, the proteins below share one genomic window:
- the LOC120957519 gene encoding uncharacterized protein LOC120957519 — protein MFGLKARDTAKSAVHQTTAKTEQRKPLQDLDVNRSRYHKLPSKDGAIGEKGLFASGFKVYGDGETCSRKTATASADTKKMTGQKSALQTSLGGSKDKSLPMSAMAQVTSDESLVEQLAKIRIQKVPKNKEKCSDEDIAKQDAPMPHPEDAKSAPLWDITKMQEPKPATTEETIGTGAIRKSSIYEPRTAQDSVVREHKSFPLNALAAEWKASSVAVEPNSNTIATADKSWPGSDKSPDGTQPIPTFWDLFADVCPDVPTTGRKIVGRRQYSPVKPNHSRASTSLSSHSSTSILGELDDRSGEILRYQRYKEARRRKAIEAMRVEQERQKRMVAPPAIPQPKGLYPNAPIGVKDQRQMSPPTVAIAADTYPARNGPGANGYQRNGMCNQVAAPLRETNTIATGPIERSSICIYKYPTPPNFPIRYEPAEILKMNYQQKHTGKGILKNQVKSRK, from the exons ATGTTTGGACTAAAGGCACGTGACACCGCCAAGTCTGCGGTGCATCAAACTACGGCAAAGACGGAGCAGCGGAAGCCGCTGCAGG ATCTTGACGTTAATCGGAGTCGCTATCATAAGCTTCCGTCCAAGGATGGAGCGATTGGAGAGAAGGGGCTCTTCGCCTCCGGCTTCAAGGTGTACGGAGATGGAGAAACATGTTCCCGCAAGACAGCTACGGCTTCAGCAGATACGAAAAAGATGACCGGCCAGAAAAGCGCACTCCAAACGAGCCTTGGAGGGAGTAAGGACAAATCTTTACCCATGAGTGCAATGGCACAGGTTACGTCAGACGAATCGCTCGTAGAACAGCTTGCTAAGATCCGTATTCAAAAAGTGCCGAAGAACAAAGAGAAGTGTAGCGATGAGGACATTGCTAAGCAAGATGCGCCGATGCCACACCCGGAAGACGCGAAAAGCGCACCATTATGGGACATAACAAAAATGCAGGAACCAAAGCCTGCTACTACGGAAGAGACTATCGGTACAGGCGCGATTCGTAAGAGCTCCATCTACGAGCCTCGTACTGCGCAGGATAGCGTTGTTCGTGAGCACAAATCCTTTCCATTGAACGCATTGGCTGCGGAATGGAAAGCTTCTTCCGTTGCAGTCGAGCCTAACAGCAATACCATTGCTACAGCTGACAAATCCTGGCCTGGCTCGGACAAATCTCCGGACGGAACGCAACCTATCCCAACGTTTTGGGACTTATTTGCGGACGTTTGTCCGGACGTACCGACAACGGGCAGGAAAATTGTGGGCCGTCGACAGTATTCACCAGTCAAGCCAAACCACAGCCGTGCATCGACATCATTATCATCGCACTCATCCACATCCATTTTGGGCGAGCTGGATGATCGGTCGGGTGAGATTTTGCGCTACCAGCGATACAAAGAGGCGCGCCGCCGAAAGGCGATCGAGGCGATGCGTGTTGAGCAGGAGCGTCAAAAACGCATGGTGGCCCCCCCTGCAATCCCACAGCCGAAAGGGCTGTACCCAAATGCACCGATAGGTGTGAAAGATCAACGGCAGATGTCGCCGCCTACTGTTGCGATTGCTGCTGATACTTATCCAGCCAGGAACGGACCCGGTGCGAATGGATATCAACGGAATGGGATGTGCaaccaagttgcagcaccgttGCGGGAAACGAACACCATAGCAACCGGGCCCATTGAACGTTCCAGTATCTGTATTTACAAGTATCCAACACCGCCGAACTTTCCCATACGCTACGAACCGGCCGAGATTTTGAAGATGAACTaccaacaaaaacataccGGCAAAGG TATTCTGAAAAATCAAGTAAAGTCAAGGAAGTGA